The Chaetodon trifascialis isolate fChaTrf1 chromosome 16, fChaTrf1.hap1, whole genome shotgun sequence genome includes a region encoding these proteins:
- the LOC139344502 gene encoding ras-related protein Rab-6A isoform X2, with protein sequence MSAAGDFGNPLRKFKLVFLGEQSVGKTSLITRFMYDSFDNTYQATIGIDFLSKTMYLEDRTIRLQLWDTAGQERFRSLIPSYIRDSAAAVVVYDITNVNSFQQTTKWIDDVRTERGSDVIIMLVGNKTDLADKRQVSIEEGERKARELNVMFIETSAKAGYNVKQLFRRVAAALPGMDTTQDKSREDMIDIKLEKPPEVPASEGGCSC encoded by the exons ATGTCGGCGGCCGGAGACTTCGGAAACCCTTTAAGAAAATTTAAATTGGTCTTTCTCGGGGAACAAAGTG tGGGAAAGACGTCACTGATCACCAGGTTCATGTATGACAGCTTCGACAACACTTACCAA GCCACAATAGGAATAGATTTCCTGTCGAAAACCATGTACCTTGAAGACAGAACA ATCAGGTTGCAGTTGTGGGACACAGCGGGGCAAGAGCGATTTCGTAGCCTCATCCCAAGTTACATCAGAGACTCTGCCGCTGCTGTCGTAGTGTATGACATCACAA ATGTCAATTCCTTCCAGCAAACCACAAAATGGATTGAtgatgtgaggacagagagaggaagtgatgtcattaTCATGTTGGTGGGAAACAAGACAGACCTTGCAGACAAAAG GCAAGTATCTATTGAAGAGGGTGAGCGGAAAGCCAGAGAACTAAATGTTATGTTTATTGAGACTAGTGCAAAAGCGGGCTACAACGTAAAGCAG ctcttccgtCGTGTGGCAGCCGCCCTCCCTGGCATGGATACTACACAGGACAAGAGTAGAGAGGACA TGATAGACATTAAGCTGGAGAAGCCACCGGAGGTACCTGCCAGTGAAGGAGGCTGTTCGTGCTAA
- the LOC139344502 gene encoding ras-related protein Rab-6A isoform X3 encodes MSAAGDFGNPLRKFKLVFLGEQSVGKTSLITRFMYDSFDNTYQATIGIDFLSKTMYLEDRTIRLQLWDTAGQERFRSLIPSYIRDSAAAVVVYDITNVNSFQQTTKWIDDVRTERGSDVIIMLVGNKTDLADKRQITTEEGEQRAKEMNVLFIETSAKTGYNVKQLFRRVAAALPGMDTTQDKSREDMIDIKLEKPPEVPASEGGCSC; translated from the exons ATGTCGGCGGCCGGAGACTTCGGAAACCCTTTAAGAAAATTTAAATTGGTCTTTCTCGGGGAACAAAGTG tGGGAAAGACGTCACTGATCACCAGGTTCATGTATGACAGCTTCGACAACACTTACCAA GCCACAATAGGAATAGATTTCCTGTCGAAAACCATGTACCTTGAAGACAGAACA ATCAGGTTGCAGTTGTGGGACACAGCGGGGCAAGAGCGATTTCGTAGCCTCATCCCAAGTTACATCAGAGACTCTGCCGCTGCTGTCGTAGTGTATGACATCACAA ATGTCAATTCCTTCCAGCAAACCACAAAATGGATTGAtgatgtgaggacagagagaggaagtgatgtcattaTCATGTTGGTGGGAAACAAGACAGACCTTGCAGACAAAAG ACAGATaaccacagaggagggagaacagagagCGAAAGAGATGAATGTTCTGTTTATTGAAACAAGTGCAAAGACAGGCTACAATGTCAAACAG ctcttccgtCGTGTGGCAGCCGCCCTCCCTGGCATGGATACTACACAGGACAAGAGTAGAGAGGACA TGATAGACATTAAGCTGGAGAAGCCACCGGAGGTACCTGCCAGTGAAGGAGGCTGTTCGTGCTAA
- the LOC139344502 gene encoding ras-related protein Rab-6A isoform X1, with protein MSAAGDFGNPLRKFKLVFLGEQSVGKTSLITRFMYDSFDNTYQATIGIDFLSKTMYLEDRTIRLQLWDTAGQERFRSLIPSYIRDSAAAVVVYDITNVNSFQQTTKWIDDVRTERGSDVIIMLVGNKTDLADKRQVSIEEGERKARELNVMFIETSAKAGYNVKQVRVRVSRALPPCCRCCHLGSTSKGLQIYQQLDLRVIAHFLSKFKACCPCCGAQLRQRIARKTTGRLLVLSKGGSSSRKGHGLLVHFKIITVCICFSPVLLSMSVVVCVCTCGCLCVVRGDSWLIRQITTEEGEQRAKEMNVLFIETSAKTGYNVKQLFRRVAAALPGMDTTQDKSREDMIDIKLEKPPEVPASEGGCSC; from the exons ATGTCGGCGGCCGGAGACTTCGGAAACCCTTTAAGAAAATTTAAATTGGTCTTTCTCGGGGAACAAAGTG tGGGAAAGACGTCACTGATCACCAGGTTCATGTATGACAGCTTCGACAACACTTACCAA GCCACAATAGGAATAGATTTCCTGTCGAAAACCATGTACCTTGAAGACAGAACA ATCAGGTTGCAGTTGTGGGACACAGCGGGGCAAGAGCGATTTCGTAGCCTCATCCCAAGTTACATCAGAGACTCTGCCGCTGCTGTCGTAGTGTATGACATCACAA ATGTCAATTCCTTCCAGCAAACCACAAAATGGATTGAtgatgtgaggacagagagaggaagtgatgtcattaTCATGTTGGTGGGAAACAAGACAGACCTTGCAGACAAAAG GCAAGTATCTATTGAAGAGGGTGAGCGGAAAGCCAGAGAACTAAATGTTATGTTTATTGAGACTAGTGCAAAAGCGGGCTACAACGTAAAGCAGGTAAGAGTGCGTGTGAGCCGTGCTCTGCCGCCATGCTGCAGATGCTGCCACCTGGGCTCCACCTCCAAAGGTCTCCAAATATACCAGCAACTGGATCTTAGAGTCATCGCTCATTTTTTGTCCAAATTTAAAGCCTGCTGTCCTTGCTGTGGAGCTCAGCTAAGACAACGAATAGCCCGAAAGACTACTGGACGACTTTTGGTCTTGAGCAAAGGTGGCAGTAGCAGCAGGAAGGGGCACGGCTTGTTAGTCCACTTCAAGATAatcacagtctgtatttgtttttcccCTGTCCTCTTGTCGATGTCTGTggtggtatgtgtgtgtacctgtggatgtttgtgtgttgtgcgCGGTGACTCGTGGCTCATCAGACAGATaaccacagaggagggagaacagagagCGAAAGAGATGAATGTTCTGTTTATTGAAACAAGTGCAAAGACAGGCTACAATGTCAAACAG ctcttccgtCGTGTGGCAGCCGCCCTCCCTGGCATGGATACTACACAGGACAAGAGTAGAGAGGACA TGATAGACATTAAGCTGGAGAAGCCACCGGAGGTACCTGCCAGTGAAGGAGGCTGTTCGTGCTAA
- the LOC139344540 gene encoding gap junction delta-2 protein-like isoform X1, translating to MGEWTILERLLEAAVQQHSTMIGRWPDKGDQRDVRVALFLLDLILLTVVVIFRILIVGIVGEKVYEDEQIMFICNTMQPGCNQACYDKAFPISHIRYWVFQIILVCTPSLCFITYSVHQSAKARDRSYSLLHPYMDHHGHGHHGRHHDHHARKLHSRNINGILVHPDSSKEDHDCLEVKEIPNGPRGLPQTHKSAKVRRQEGISRFYVIQVVFRNALEIGFLAGQYFLYGFNVPGMFECDRYPCVKEVECYVSRPTEKTVFLVFMFAVSGICVLLNLAELNHLGWRKIKTAIRGVQARRKSICEVRKKDVSHLSQAPNLGRTQSSESAYV from the exons ATGGGAGAATGGACCATTTtggagaggctgctggaggCGGCTGTCCAGCAGCACTCTACCATGATCGGAAG GTGGCCAGACAAAGGAGACCAAAGGGATGTCCGTgttgctctgtttctgctggaTTT gatcCTGCTGACAGTGGTGGTGATTTTCCGTATTCTAATAGTAGGCATAGTGGGCGAGAAGGTGTACGAGGATGAGCAAATCATGTTCATCTGTAACACCATGCAGCCCGGCTGCAACCAGGCCTGTTATGACAAGGCCTTCCCCATCTCGCACATCCGCTACTGGGTCTTTCAGATCATCTTGGTGTGCACGCCCAGCCTGTGCTTCATCACATATTCTGTTCACCAGTCTGCTAAAGCACGTGACCGAAGCTACTCTCTCCTGCATCCTTACATGGATCACCATGGTCACGGTCACCACGGTCGCCATCATGACCATCACGCTCGCAAGCTCCACTCTCGCAACATCAACGGCATCCTGGTGCACCCTGACAGCAGTAAGGAGGATCACGACTGCCTGGAGGTAAAGGAGATCCCCAATGGGCCCCGGGGACTCCCTCAGACACACAAGAGCGCAAAAGTGCGACGGCAGGAAGGCATCTCCCGCTTCTATGTCATCCAGGTGGTGTTCCGCAACGCACTGGAGATCGGCTTCTTGGCCGGGCAGTACTTCCTGTACGGCTTCAATGTGCCAGGGATGTTTGAGTGCGATCGCTACCCATGTGTGAAGGAAGTGGAGTGTTACGTGTCTCGTCCCACAGAAAAGACCGTGTTTCTGGTCTTTATGTTTGCAGTGAGTGGCATATGTGTGCTGCTCAACCTGGCTGAGCTCAACCACCTTGGCTGGAGGAAGATAAAGACGGCCATTCGAGGGGTGCAGGCCCGAAGGAAGTCCATCTGTGAAGTGCGCAAGAAGGATGTTTCACACCTGTCCCAGGCCCCGAACCTGGGCAGGACCCAGTCCAGTGAGTCAGCCTACGTCTGA
- the dnajb13 gene encoding dnaJ homolog subfamily B member 13, protein MSSDYYKTLEINRNATSADVNQAYRRLALKFHPSCNTERGSAEKFCQLGEAYDVLSDPRKKATYDKFGEEGLKGGIPPEFGSGGAWSSKYAYHGKPDKTFRQFFGGDNPFADFYTNDAPLQFGGLQPQLVKTQDCHIERDLHLSLDDLFHGCTKKIKISRRVMNEDGHTSSIKDKILTIDVKPGWKEGTRIIFSKEGDQGPNSIPADIVFIVRQKSHPLFVRQLNDLIYKVQISLEMALTGFSVDVETLDGRLLSIPINDIVHPAYKKVVTGEGMPLAQDLSQRGNLIITFDIEFPEKLSAEGKHLIKQALSLKY, encoded by the exons ATGAGCAGCGACTACTACAAGACGctggaaataaacagaaatgcaaCGTCTGCAGACGTCAATCAGGC ATATCGACGTCTTGCGTTGAAGTTTCACCCTAGTTGcaacacagaaagaggaagcgCCGAGAAGTTCTGTCAGCTGGGAGAAGCGTACGATGTTCTGAGCGACC CTCGAAAAAAGGCAACCTATGACAAGTTTGGTGAGGAGGGTCTGAAGGGCGGTATCCCACCTGAGTTTGGCAGCGGTGGGGCTTGGTCATCTAAATATGCCTACCATGGGAAGCCAGACAAAACGTTCAGACAGTTCTTTGGAGGCGACAACCCATTTGCAG aCTTCTACACAAATGACGCACCACTTCAGTTTGGTGGCCTGCAGCCACAACTAGTGAAGACTCAGGACTGTCATATAGAGAGAGACCTTCACTTGTCCCTGGATGATCTCTTCCATGGATGCACAAAAAAGATTAAGATATCCCGCAGG GTTATGAATGAGGATGGACACACATCGAGCATCAAAGACAAGATCCTGACTATAGATGTGAAGCCTGGGTGGAAGGAAGGCACAAGAATCATTTTCTCCAAAGAGGGAGATCAG GGGCCAAACAGCATCCCTGCAGATATTGTGTTCATAGTGCGACAGAAGAGTCATCCTCTGTTTGTTCGACAACTCAATGACCTGATCTACAAGGTGCAGATATCTCTGGAGATG GCTTTAACTGGGTTCTCTGTGGATGTGGAGACACTTGATGGCAGGCTACTCAGTATTCCCATCAATGACATTGTACA CCCTGCGTACAAAAAAGTGGTGACTGGAGAGGGAATGCCGCTGGCCCAGGACCTTTCCCAGAGAGGAAACCTCATCATTACATTTGACATCGAGTTTCCAGAGAAGCTCTCTGCTGAGGGGAAGCATCTGATCAAACAAGCTCTCAGTTTAAAATATTGA
- the LOC139344540 gene encoding gap junction delta-2 protein-like isoform X2 codes for MGEWTILERLLEAAVQQHSTMIGRILLTVVVIFRILIVGIVGEKVYEDEQIMFICNTMQPGCNQACYDKAFPISHIRYWVFQIILVCTPSLCFITYSVHQSAKARDRSYSLLHPYMDHHGHGHHGRHHDHHARKLHSRNINGILVHPDSSKEDHDCLEVKEIPNGPRGLPQTHKSAKVRRQEGISRFYVIQVVFRNALEIGFLAGQYFLYGFNVPGMFECDRYPCVKEVECYVSRPTEKTVFLVFMFAVSGICVLLNLAELNHLGWRKIKTAIRGVQARRKSICEVRKKDVSHLSQAPNLGRTQSSESAYV; via the exons ATGGGAGAATGGACCATTTtggagaggctgctggaggCGGCTGTCCAGCAGCACTCTACCATGATCGGAAG gatcCTGCTGACAGTGGTGGTGATTTTCCGTATTCTAATAGTAGGCATAGTGGGCGAGAAGGTGTACGAGGATGAGCAAATCATGTTCATCTGTAACACCATGCAGCCCGGCTGCAACCAGGCCTGTTATGACAAGGCCTTCCCCATCTCGCACATCCGCTACTGGGTCTTTCAGATCATCTTGGTGTGCACGCCCAGCCTGTGCTTCATCACATATTCTGTTCACCAGTCTGCTAAAGCACGTGACCGAAGCTACTCTCTCCTGCATCCTTACATGGATCACCATGGTCACGGTCACCACGGTCGCCATCATGACCATCACGCTCGCAAGCTCCACTCTCGCAACATCAACGGCATCCTGGTGCACCCTGACAGCAGTAAGGAGGATCACGACTGCCTGGAGGTAAAGGAGATCCCCAATGGGCCCCGGGGACTCCCTCAGACACACAAGAGCGCAAAAGTGCGACGGCAGGAAGGCATCTCCCGCTTCTATGTCATCCAGGTGGTGTTCCGCAACGCACTGGAGATCGGCTTCTTGGCCGGGCAGTACTTCCTGTACGGCTTCAATGTGCCAGGGATGTTTGAGTGCGATCGCTACCCATGTGTGAAGGAAGTGGAGTGTTACGTGTCTCGTCCCACAGAAAAGACCGTGTTTCTGGTCTTTATGTTTGCAGTGAGTGGCATATGTGTGCTGCTCAACCTGGCTGAGCTCAACCACCTTGGCTGGAGGAAGATAAAGACGGCCATTCGAGGGGTGCAGGCCCGAAGGAAGTCCATCTGTGAAGTGCGCAAGAAGGATGTTTCACACCTGTCCCAGGCCCCGAACCTGGGCAGGACCCAGTCCAGTGAGTCAGCCTACGTCTGA